A single region of the Saprospiraceae bacterium genome encodes:
- a CDS encoding DUF1800 domain-containing protein, with protein sequence MENINHLYWRAGFGLSMPEWKEKRNWSTQQAVQQLFDVAQQKGPITPQAEALTTFDPNMTESSKAERLKQEKRLVVLQSSDWIKRMASTEESPFLERMCLFWHGHFACQTKIAALATNQLNTIRQHALGHFRDLLLAITKDASMIRFLNNQQNKKQKPNENFARELMELFTIGRGHYSETDIKEAARAFTGWSSDLNGAFVFRPALHDYGSKTFFGKNGRFDGTDIIDLILEKRETAVFLTQKIYRYFVNEKLDHRIVEDLAKQFYDSDYHIGQLMRTIFTSDWFYLPANKGVKIKSPVALIAGMIRSLNIQFENELALVFIQKSLGQSLFNPPNVAGWPGHKNWIDNSTLLLRLNLPAFLFNSQEVNFRLKEEFEATQRNKATQRLAATVDLQPIYEHLKGKPLEQQLALLSTFFLLQASPPSIDLFRQMTRGKTEEEALKLLVMGILSLPSYQMC encoded by the coding sequence ATGGAAAATATAAATCACCTCTATTGGCGCGCTGGGTTTGGTTTAAGTATGCCAGAATGGAAAGAAAAACGAAACTGGTCAACACAGCAGGCAGTGCAACAATTATTTGATGTAGCTCAACAAAAAGGGCCTATTACGCCCCAAGCAGAAGCCCTAACCACCTTTGACCCCAATATGACGGAATCCAGCAAAGCGGAAAGGTTAAAGCAAGAAAAGCGATTGGTTGTTTTACAAAGTTCAGACTGGATCAAACGTATGGCATCCACCGAGGAGAGTCCTTTCCTTGAACGCATGTGCTTGTTTTGGCACGGTCATTTTGCTTGCCAAACCAAAATAGCTGCTTTGGCCACCAATCAATTAAATACGATCAGGCAACATGCACTGGGTCACTTTCGCGATCTCCTCTTAGCCATAACCAAGGACGCCAGCATGATTCGTTTTCTCAACAACCAACAAAATAAAAAGCAAAAACCAAATGAAAATTTTGCCAGAGAATTGATGGAATTGTTCACTATTGGTCGGGGTCACTATTCAGAAACAGACATTAAAGAAGCAGCTAGAGCATTTACGGGTTGGAGCAGCGATTTAAATGGTGCTTTTGTCTTTCGGCCCGCCTTACACGATTATGGTTCAAAAACTTTCTTTGGGAAAAATGGCCGTTTTGATGGGACGGATATTATTGATTTGATCCTTGAAAAAAGAGAAACAGCCGTCTTCCTAACACAAAAGATTTATCGGTACTTCGTCAATGAAAAGTTAGATCATCGAATTGTCGAAGATTTGGCCAAGCAATTTTATGACTCCGATTACCACATTGGCCAATTGATGCGGACCATCTTCACCAGTGATTGGTTTTATCTTCCTGCCAATAAGGGGGTAAAAATAAAATCGCCAGTGGCCTTAATTGCTGGTATGATAAGAAGTCTGAACATACAATTCGAAAATGAATTAGCCTTGGTTTTTATTCAAAAAAGCCTGGGCCAATCGCTCTTTAATCCGCCCAATGTAGCCGGTTGGCCGGGCCATAAAAATTGGATTGATAATTCCACTCTTTTGCTGAGGTTGAATCTTCCCGCATTTCTATTTAATAGCCAAGAAGTTAATTTCAGACTAAAAGAGGAGTTTGAAGCCACTCAACGAAATAAGGCCACCCAACGCCTAGCAGCTACTGTCGATTTGCAGCCTATCTATGAACACCTAAAAGGCAAACCGCTGGAACAGCAATTGGCGCTTTTATCAACCTTCTTTCTTTTACAGGCTTCCCCGCCATCAATTGATTTATTTCGCCAAATGACCCGCGGAAAAACAGAAGAGGAGGCACTTAAATTATTGGTAATGGGTATTTTATCCTTGCCAAGCTACCAAATGTGCTAG
- a CDS encoding DUF1501 domain-containing protein, with protein MKRRTFLQQSAYASTALMIPAFLKAYQPQHLQNSRSGKNLVIIQFSGGNDGLNTVVPFRNDLYYQHRPTLAVADSEVIKISDQLGLNPALQPIQSLFDEGLISIINNVGYPNPDRSHFRSMDIWHTASESNEYLSTGWLGRYLDSSCLGCSTPHQAIELDDGLSLALKGYDRKGFAMSNPTQLKRQTNNPLLKYMAQHPHEHQEENVAYLYKTLVDTYASADYLFEQSKMHPSKVSYPSTPFGKDLQQISALIRADTDTRIYYVSLSGFDTHVNQRVQQERLLQQYAEGIKAFVADLQQHNLFKDTLVMTFSEFGRRVKQNASKGTDHGTANNVFLMGGDLKKPGFFNEGPDLTQLDQGDLVYKVDFRNIYATILDKWLQTDSKAILNKQFKPMTFI; from the coding sequence ATGAAAAGAAGAACCTTTTTGCAGCAATCGGCCTACGCCTCCACTGCCTTGATGATACCTGCTTTTTTAAAAGCCTACCAACCGCAACACCTACAAAACAGTCGTTCAGGGAAAAACCTGGTCATCATCCAGTTTTCTGGCGGAAATGACGGCTTAAATACGGTAGTGCCATTCAGAAATGACCTCTATTATCAACATCGTCCAACCCTTGCTGTGGCTGATTCAGAAGTAATCAAAATTAGCGATCAACTGGGGTTAAATCCTGCGCTTCAGCCAATACAATCGCTTTTTGATGAAGGACTGATCAGTATTATTAATAATGTAGGGTATCCAAATCCTGATCGCTCTCATTTTCGTTCTATGGATATTTGGCATACCGCCAGCGAGAGCAATGAATACCTTAGTACGGGATGGTTGGGCCGCTACCTCGATAGCAGCTGCTTAGGTTGCTCAACCCCTCATCAAGCTATCGAATTAGATGATGGGTTGAGCCTTGCCTTAAAGGGTTATGATCGAAAAGGATTTGCAATGAGTAATCCGACACAACTCAAAAGACAAACCAACAACCCCCTCTTAAAGTATATGGCACAACACCCTCATGAGCACCAAGAGGAAAATGTTGCTTATCTTTATAAAACCTTAGTGGACACCTATGCTTCTGCCGATTATTTGTTTGAACAATCTAAAATGCATCCATCAAAGGTGAGCTATCCATCGACGCCATTTGGCAAAGACCTCCAGCAAATTTCGGCCTTGATCCGTGCAGATACCGATACCCGCATCTACTATGTCAGTCTATCTGGCTTTGACACCCATGTCAACCAAAGGGTTCAACAGGAGCGACTCCTACAGCAATATGCTGAAGGCATAAAAGCTTTTGTAGCGGATCTGCAACAGCATAACCTGTTCAAAGACACACTAGTGATGACCTTTTCGGAATTTGGAAGAAGAGTGAAACAAAATGCGAGTAAAGGGACAGATCATGGTACCGCCAATAATGTTTTTTTGATGGGTGGCGATTTGAAGAAACCTGGTTTTTTCAATGAAGGACCTGATCTTACACAATTGGATCAGGGAGACTTGGTGTATAAGGTTGATTTCAGAAATATTTATGCCACTATTTTGGATAAATGGTTACAGACAGATTCGAAGGCCATTCTGAATAAGCAGTTCAAACCCATGACTTTTATTTAA
- a CDS encoding GH25 family lysozyme, whose product MDEFEVHGIDVSHHQAQIHWDTIANQAISFAFVKATEGATHIDTMYCHNWQEMGRIGLKRGAYHFFRTQTSPVTQAQNFINWVQMDNGDLPPVLDIEVKGDISKRALVDAVRTWLIIVETRYNIKPILYTNIKFYNRYLAGHFNDYPVWIARYNTREPRLACGRDWDFWQYGNKGLLDGIEGHVDFNVFKGNLLELESFCKAPVQMYSFRE is encoded by the coding sequence ATGGATGAATTTGAAGTACACGGTATTGATGTATCTCACCACCAGGCTCAAATTCATTGGGATACGATAGCCAATCAGGCAATTTCTTTTGCCTTTGTGAAAGCGACAGAAGGCGCTACGCATATTGATACCATGTACTGTCATAATTGGCAGGAAATGGGACGGATCGGGTTGAAACGTGGGGCGTATCATTTTTTTCGAACTCAAACTTCACCCGTCACCCAAGCTCAGAACTTTATCAACTGGGTTCAAATGGATAATGGTGATTTACCTCCTGTTTTAGACATTGAGGTGAAAGGCGATATATCTAAAAGAGCGCTGGTTGATGCCGTTCGCACTTGGTTGATTATTGTCGAAACGCGATATAATATAAAACCTATCTTGTATACGAATATCAAATTTTATAATCGTTATCTCGCCGGCCATTTCAATGATTATCCAGTATGGATTGCTAGGTACAATACCAGGGAACCACGATTGGCCTGTGGCCGAGATTGGGATTTTTGGCAATATGGCAATAAAGGCCTTTTAGATGGTATTGAAGGTCACGTTGACTTTAATGTGTTTAAAGGGAATTTATTAGAGTTAGAAAGCTTTTGCAAAGCGCCAGTCCAGATGTACAGTTTTCGTGAATAA
- a CDS encoding aminotransferase class III-fold pyridoxal phosphate-dependent enzyme — MPSQRQLFLRHLAPTSPSPLLLEIERGVGVHLIDKEGKVFLDLIAGIGVSSLGHCHPKVVEAIKIQTDRYLHTMVYGEYVLSPQVQLATLMAQQLPEQLDSVYFVNSGTEATEGAMKLAKRFTRRTEIIAAKNAYHGSTQGAASLMWPNTFTQAFYPLLPDIKHIDFNCETCLQKITEKTACVIVETVQGEAGVYPPLPGYLSQLRKRCDEVGALLVLDEIQAAYGRTGTLWGFEQHGIVPDVLLLAKGMGGGMPIGAFVASQEIMKALSTAPILGHITTFGGHPVSCAAALATLQTLLEEKYIEEVKQKEQLFLTLLTHPAIVEVRSAGLWLAVELEDFDFLQNVIKECLHQGLITDWFLFNNRSMRIAPPLIICEAEIRWACGVILDAIERTVSKKSKAM; from the coding sequence ATGCCGAGCCAGCGCCAACTCTTCTTAAGACACCTGGCCCCTACCAGTCCAAGCCCTCTTCTACTTGAAATCGAACGAGGAGTGGGGGTGCATTTAATTGACAAGGAAGGGAAGGTTTTCCTTGATTTGATTGCAGGTATTGGGGTAAGTAGCTTGGGCCATTGTCATCCAAAAGTAGTGGAGGCAATTAAGATACAAACCGATCGGTATTTACATACAATGGTATATGGCGAATATGTTTTAAGCCCGCAGGTGCAATTAGCTACGCTGATGGCTCAGCAACTTCCTGAACAATTAGACAGTGTCTATTTTGTCAACTCGGGAACTGAGGCGACCGAAGGTGCCATGAAATTAGCAAAGCGTTTCACCCGAAGGACCGAAATAATCGCTGCCAAAAACGCCTACCATGGAAGTACCCAGGGAGCGGCTAGTTTGATGTGGCCAAATACATTTACACAAGCCTTTTATCCATTATTACCTGACATTAAACACATCGATTTCAATTGCGAAACCTGCTTGCAAAAGATCACAGAAAAAACAGCTTGTGTGATTGTTGAGACCGTGCAAGGAGAAGCTGGTGTTTATCCCCCTCTTCCGGGTTATCTCTCACAATTGCGCAAACGCTGTGATGAGGTAGGCGCCTTATTGGTGCTGGATGAAATACAGGCAGCCTATGGCCGCACAGGTACCCTATGGGGTTTTGAACAACATGGCATTGTCCCTGATGTTTTGCTTTTAGCCAAGGGGATGGGAGGAGGTATGCCCATTGGCGCCTTCGTCGCTTCACAGGAAATCATGAAGGCATTATCTACAGCCCCCATTTTGGGGCATATCACCACCTTTGGTGGGCATCCTGTTAGTTGTGCTGCAGCTTTAGCCACTTTGCAAACCCTATTAGAAGAAAAATACATCGAAGAAGTCAAACAGAAAGAACAATTATTTTTAACCTTACTTACACATCCTGCTATTGTTGAGGTGAGGAGTGCCGGGCTTTGGTTAGCTGTTGAGTTGGAAGATTTTGATTTCCTACAAAACGTCATTAAGGAATGCCTCCACCAGGGTTTAATTACCGATTGGTTTCTATTCAACAACCGCTCTATGCGGATTGCCCCGCCGCTTATTATTTGCGAAGCAGAGATCAGGTGGGCATGTGGGGTGATATTGGATGCTATTGAAAGAACGGTAAGTAAAAAAAGTAAAGCTATGTAA
- a CDS encoding BamA/TamA family outer membrane protein yields MRIPLYLLLAIIALPFFAQSQDTVVDSTRKSKKYGIPIISYSPETSLRFGLVGIYLFRTNTKNLDTQLSSIRTPLTYTLNKQIKLALSYDIFLNANQHIFTGEFQWLRFPLSFWGIGSDSPDEAEEIFTSETGISQLSYFCLLKNNLYLGAQLNWINSLVTEKNPTGLLADDGMVYGNNGGTSIGLGLSFRYDRRDNYLNAGTGPFVETILTYNRKAFGGDFDYTKLQVDARHFITLNSGHILAFQAFSEYNWGRPPFEQMAPLGGGMIMRGYYLGRFRDNTSGAIQAEYRLPLGRKTWLAAEEKLKFWQRWGLVGFVGMGNVSPSYTELLEGNWKYSWGIGFRFIILPEEQINFRLDFGFGSKNTGFYINIREAF; encoded by the coding sequence ATGAGAATCCCATTGTACCTATTACTAGCCATTATAGCTTTGCCTTTTTTCGCCCAATCTCAGGATACCGTTGTAGACTCCACTCGGAAGAGTAAAAAATATGGTATTCCTATCATCAGTTATTCTCCTGAGACGTCTCTAAGATTTGGGTTGGTAGGCATTTATCTTTTTCGCACCAATACCAAAAATCTAGATACACAACTTTCTTCTATTAGAACGCCCCTTACCTATACCCTTAATAAGCAGATCAAATTAGCGCTTTCTTATGATATTTTCCTCAATGCCAACCAGCATATCTTTACTGGAGAGTTTCAATGGTTGCGCTTTCCGCTTTCCTTTTGGGGAATTGGTTCGGATAGCCCAGATGAAGCGGAGGAGATTTTTACTTCTGAGACAGGTATTTCACAGCTGAGCTATTTTTGCTTACTCAAAAACAATCTTTACTTAGGGGCACAATTGAATTGGATCAATAGCCTGGTTACAGAAAAAAATCCAACAGGCCTATTGGCCGATGATGGCATGGTATATGGCAACAATGGGGGGACATCGATTGGCTTAGGCCTTAGTTTTCGCTATGATCGACGAGATAATTACTTAAATGCAGGGACTGGCCCTTTCGTAGAAACCATTCTAACTTACAACCGGAAAGCATTTGGTGGCGATTTTGATTATACCAAGTTGCAAGTTGATGCCCGGCATTTTATCACTTTGAACAGCGGACACATCCTAGCTTTTCAGGCCTTTAGTGAATATAATTGGGGGCGACCGCCCTTCGAACAAATGGCACCACTAGGTGGAGGAATGATCATGAGAGGGTACTATCTTGGGCGATTCCGTGATAATACCTCAGGTGCTATTCAAGCAGAATATCGCCTACCATTGGGACGAAAAACATGGCTAGCGGCGGAGGAAAAATTAAAGTTTTGGCAACGCTGGGGGCTCGTCGGTTTTGTGGGAATGGGAAATGTTAGTCCATCCTATACTGAATTATTAGAGGGAAATTGGAAATACTCCTGGGGTATTGGATTTCGTTTTATCATTCTCCCAGAAGAACAAATCAATTTCCGGCTGGACTTTGGTTTTGGTTCCAAAAACACCGGCTTTTATATCAATATTCGGGAAGCTTTCTAA
- a CDS encoding DUF2071 domain-containing protein gives MPKPVFLRAEWRKLILANYEVDPAILATLVPYGTEIDLWQGRCYVSLVGFMFLNTKVLGMSIPFHRHFEEANLRFYVRYKEAGEWKRGVVFVKELVPKPAITFVANTLYQEHYMTLPMRHDWGNVGGKQQVRYEWKLDGRWNKMQVEASIHPQKMDEGSEEQFITEHYWGYTKIKEKVTYEYAVEHPSWEVYPVSDYRIEVDVAKLYGDRFAESLTKAPRSVFLAEGSEIIVRGKRKLS, from the coding sequence ATGCCAAAACCAGTATTTCTTCGGGCCGAATGGCGCAAACTTATCCTTGCCAACTACGAAGTGGATCCTGCGATCCTCGCGACCCTGGTTCCCTATGGTACAGAGATCGATCTTTGGCAAGGTCGGTGTTATGTTAGTCTAGTGGGGTTTATGTTTTTAAATACAAAGGTATTGGGTATGAGCATCCCTTTTCATCGCCATTTTGAAGAAGCCAATCTTAGGTTTTATGTTCGGTATAAGGAAGCAGGCGAGTGGAAAAGAGGTGTTGTATTTGTCAAGGAATTAGTCCCGAAACCAGCTATTACCTTTGTGGCAAATACCCTTTACCAGGAACACTACATGACCTTGCCTATGCGTCATGATTGGGGAAATGTTGGAGGGAAGCAACAGGTTCGCTACGAATGGAAACTGGATGGACGTTGGAATAAAATGCAAGTCGAAGCATCTATTCATCCACAAAAAATGGATGAAGGTAGCGAAGAACAGTTTATTACCGAGCATTACTGGGGCTATACCAAGATAAAAGAAAAAGTAACCTATGAGTATGCGGTAGAACACCCCTCCTGGGAAGTTTATCCGGTCTCGGATTATCGGATTGAGGTCGATGTTGCCAAATTGTACGGAGATCGCTTTGCTGAGTCACTTACCAAAGCGCCACGTTCCGTATTCTTGGCCGAAGGCTCTGAAATAATAGTAAGAGGGAAACGAAAACTATCATGA
- a CDS encoding phage tail protein — protein MAGEKQEAPWPVPKFYFKVTIGNIGEMAFQEVSGLDSEIDIIEYRAGNSVDFSTVKMPGLRKVSDISLKKGMFKDDTVLLDYFMGVSMNTIKQETVTIQLLDEEHYPMFTWTLKNAFPLKVTSTDLNAQNNEVAIDELVLSHEGLSFEKA, from the coding sequence ATGGCAGGTGAAAAACAAGAAGCCCCGTGGCCAGTGCCTAAGTTTTACTTTAAAGTTACTATTGGGAACATAGGAGAAATGGCCTTTCAGGAGGTATCTGGACTGGATTCGGAAATTGATATTATTGAGTATCGTGCAGGAAACAGTGTAGATTTCTCTACCGTTAAAATGCCAGGTTTGCGAAAAGTTAGTGATATTTCACTCAAAAAAGGCATGTTTAAAGATGATACGGTTTTACTTGACTATTTCATGGGCGTCTCCATGAACACCATCAAACAAGAAACGGTAACTATCCAATTATTGGATGAAGAACATTATCCAATGTTTACTTGGACCTTAAAGAATGCCTTTCCATTGAAGGTGACCAGTACAGATCTGAATGCTCAAAATAACGAAGTAGCTATTGACGAATTGGTGCTGTCGCATGAGGGCTTATCATTTGAGAAAGCATGA
- a CDS encoding phage tail sheath subtilisin-like domain-containing protein produces MAKVYNTPGVYIEENSAFPNSVVPVNTAVPAFIGYTEKAIQDKKSIKNIPTRISSYGEYLMYFGEGPKITYEIKPNEDKNKVYDLAPLKETRYFMFNCLKMFFANGGSDCYIVSIGDYKTPVAKSDFDGEITDDLGEKRLVGISALKKYAEPTILVIPDAVLLAQDDCYALQRQMLIHCGQDMQNRIAILDVFNGFQTKKTGVPIDDSITRFREGIGSQFLDFGAAYYPWLYTSITTTASIDFTNIAPTSEAAFIHLLSEDVDRNVADGLLNAEKAVKIKEKFNEMPNTRALLAKKEALLSTTPEEKLNEKTEVENLHQTLLAISPLYKSIINDLRDHLNLLPPSAAIAGIYCMVDNSIGVFQSPANVSVGAVIKPAVDLTNEEQENLNLPLDGKAVNAIRTFPGKGVLVWGARTMDGNSQDWRYISVRRTVIFIEQSIKNAAEAYVFEPNTAPTWTNLKTLVMNFLANVWQQGALAGATAADAFSVDIGLGVTMTPIDILDGYMRMTVKIAVTRPAEFIVITFQQQMQKT; encoded by the coding sequence ATGGCCAAGGTTTATAATACCCCAGGCGTTTATATCGAAGAAAATAGCGCCTTCCCCAACTCAGTCGTACCTGTTAACACAGCTGTGCCTGCCTTTATTGGGTACACGGAAAAGGCTATCCAGGATAAAAAAAGTATCAAAAATATTCCAACCCGCATTTCTTCCTATGGAGAGTACCTGATGTATTTTGGAGAGGGTCCAAAGATTACCTATGAGATTAAACCTAATGAAGATAAAAACAAGGTGTATGATCTTGCTCCCCTAAAAGAAACGAGGTATTTTATGTTCAACTGCCTCAAAATGTTTTTTGCAAATGGTGGTTCGGATTGTTATATCGTTTCAATAGGCGATTACAAAACCCCGGTTGCAAAAAGTGATTTTGATGGAGAAATCACAGACGATTTAGGCGAAAAAAGGTTGGTTGGCATTAGCGCCCTCAAAAAATACGCCGAACCCACTATCCTCGTTATTCCTGATGCGGTTTTATTAGCGCAGGATGATTGTTATGCATTGCAGCGGCAAATGCTGATCCATTGCGGACAAGATATGCAAAATCGGATAGCCATTTTGGATGTTTTCAATGGGTTTCAAACGAAAAAAACTGGAGTCCCCATCGACGACAGTATTACCCGATTTAGAGAGGGGATTGGGAGCCAGTTCCTGGATTTTGGCGCAGCGTACTATCCCTGGCTTTATACGTCTATCACCACAACGGCTTCCATTGATTTTACCAATATTGCTCCGACCTCCGAAGCGGCATTCATCCACCTACTTAGTGAGGATGTGGATCGAAATGTTGCAGATGGACTTTTGAACGCAGAAAAGGCAGTAAAAATCAAAGAGAAGTTTAATGAAATGCCTAATACAAGGGCGCTTCTGGCCAAAAAAGAGGCCTTATTATCAACCACGCCAGAGGAAAAACTAAATGAAAAAACGGAGGTTGAAAACCTTCATCAAACCCTACTTGCTATAAGTCCTTTGTACAAATCCATTATAAACGACTTGCGAGATCACCTCAACCTCCTCCCTCCTAGTGCAGCTATAGCCGGTATTTATTGTATGGTCGACAATAGTATCGGGGTATTCCAATCACCGGCCAATGTGAGTGTAGGCGCTGTTATTAAACCCGCTGTCGACCTGACCAACGAAGAACAAGAAAACCTCAATTTGCCACTTGATGGTAAAGCCGTTAATGCCATTCGTACCTTCCCTGGTAAAGGAGTACTCGTTTGGGGAGCCCGTACCATGGACGGCAATAGCCAGGACTGGCGTTATATCAGTGTTCGCCGGACCGTTATTTTCATCGAACAATCCATCAAAAACGCTGCCGAAGCCTATGTCTTCGAGCCCAATACGGCACCTACCTGGACCAATTTAAAAACCTTAGTCATGAACTTTCTGGCCAATGTCTGGCAGCAAGGCGCCCTGGCTGGCGCTACAGCAGCAGATGCCTTTAGTGTCGATATTGGCTTAGGGGTGACCATGACACCGATTGATATCCTAGATGGCTATATGAGAATGACCGTAAAAATTGCCGTGACAAGGCCGGCTGAGTTCATTGTCATTACCTTTCAGCAGCAGATGCAAAAAACATAA
- a CDS encoding carboxypeptidase-like regulatory domain-containing protein — protein sequence MKKLCYFVVLSLVLMACSKNQDAFLPQPSEESNITEAITLLFVNVTLNEQEQNQGCTGTCNTHAPVSRASVAIKSNSSTNGNDAQVSFLTSTGENGFASFKEIPPINYTLTVSCEYGSKTVDVTVGDKKTTIVDIGF from the coding sequence ATGAAAAAACTTTGCTATTTCGTTGTGCTTTCACTGGTACTTATGGCCTGTTCCAAAAACCAGGATGCATTTTTGCCTCAGCCATCAGAAGAATCCAATATTACGGAAGCGATTACCCTGCTTTTCGTCAATGTAACCTTAAATGAACAAGAACAAAACCAAGGCTGTACTGGTACTTGTAATACCCATGCGCCAGTTTCCCGTGCTTCGGTTGCCATAAAATCAAATAGCTCTACTAATGGCAATGATGCACAGGTTTCTTTCCTTACCAGTACAGGTGAAAATGGATTTGCCTCTTTTAAAGAAATTCCTCCAATTAATTACACCCTCACCGTTAGTTGTGAATATGGAAGCAAAACAGTCGATGTAACCGTTGGAGACAAAAAAACCACAATTGTAGATATTGGCTTTTAG
- a CDS encoding M20/M25/M40 family metallo-hydrolase, which translates to MNNRLFYLLVCLGLSWSLMAQETVNEDINKIIRKHGLDESHAMEIAGWITDVYGPRLTGSPMLDKATDWAQKTLKEWGMENVHLESWGPFGRGWEMQHFEMHAKSPSYWPIIAYPKAWSPSTNGEVTGQVIYLQANREEDLEAYKGKLKGKFVLLDTIRDVSEWFDAPAQRHDAESLLKLANSPQPVPRPRRNFNNLGGFSFNQILRKFLYDEKPLAILDRSYKGDLGTVFVSRASSVEGSPQDKDALVVPQATLSVEHYNRILRLFQKGIPVELSMDLKATYTNPDGMEHNIIAEIPGTDLKDEVVIFGAHFDSWHTGTGATDNAAGSTVMMEAARILLQTIKESGIKPRRTLRIALWTGEEQGLLGSRGYVKDHYAEFPPNSFTPQSLKAEQANVSAYYNLDNGTGKIRGVYLQGNGEVAPIFRTWLDAFSDLEATTLTLSNTGGTDHQSFDAVGIPGFQFIQDGIAYSNRTHHSNMDNFDHLIGEDLAQAATIIASFVFHTAQRDEKLPRKSLKIAEDKPQNAGERR; encoded by the coding sequence ATGAATAACAGACTCTTTTATCTCCTAGTTTGCCTGGGGCTCTCCTGGAGCCTGATGGCACAAGAAACTGTAAACGAAGATATTAACAAAATTATCCGAAAGCATGGGCTCGATGAAAGTCATGCCATGGAAATTGCCGGCTGGATTACCGATGTATATGGCCCAAGGCTTACGGGTTCTCCAATGCTCGACAAAGCCACTGACTGGGCACAAAAAACCCTTAAAGAATGGGGAATGGAAAATGTTCACCTCGAATCATGGGGTCCTTTTGGCCGCGGATGGGAGATGCAACACTTCGAAATGCATGCTAAATCGCCTAGTTACTGGCCTATTATTGCCTATCCCAAAGCGTGGTCACCTTCTACAAATGGTGAAGTGACTGGCCAAGTCATTTATTTGCAAGCCAACAGAGAGGAAGACCTCGAAGCTTACAAAGGCAAATTAAAAGGTAAATTTGTCTTGTTAGATACGATCCGTGATGTATCGGAATGGTTCGATGCTCCCGCCCAAAGACATGATGCAGAGAGCTTACTTAAATTGGCTAATTCGCCTCAACCCGTACCTCGCCCTCGCAGAAACTTCAATAATTTAGGCGGCTTTTCCTTTAATCAGATTTTAAGGAAATTTCTATACGATGAAAAACCATTAGCCATTTTGGATAGAAGTTATAAAGGTGACCTCGGAACCGTATTTGTATCCAGAGCTTCTTCGGTTGAGGGTAGCCCCCAAGATAAGGATGCCTTGGTTGTTCCACAGGCAACCCTATCGGTTGAGCATTACAATCGGATTCTTCGTCTATTCCAAAAAGGTATTCCTGTAGAATTGAGCATGGACCTAAAGGCCACCTATACCAATCCGGATGGAATGGAACACAATATTATTGCCGAAATCCCAGGTACTGATCTCAAAGATGAGGTGGTAATATTCGGTGCTCACTTTGATTCCTGGCATACAGGTACTGGTGCAACCGATAATGCTGCCGGTTCTACCGTGATGATGGAGGCTGCGCGTATTTTGTTGCAGACGATCAAAGAAAGCGGTATCAAACCTCGTCGTACTTTGCGAATTGCGCTTTGGACAGGAGAAGAGCAAGGTCTGCTTGGCTCCCGTGGGTATGTGAAAGATCATTATGCCGAATTTCCGCCTAACAGTTTTACACCACAAAGCCTTAAAGCAGAACAAGCCAATGTTTCGGCTTATTACAACCTCGATAACGGCACAGGTAAAATCCGCGGCGTTTATCTCCAAGGGAATGGCGAAGTAGCGCCAATTTTCAGAACTTGGCTGGATGCTTTTAGCGACCTTGAAGCGACCACCCTTACCTTGTCTAATACTGGCGGCACCGATCACCAATCATTTGATGCTGTTGGTATACCTGGTTTTCAGTTTATCCAAGATGGAATAGCCTATTCTAACCGTACGCATCATTCCAATATGGATAATTTTGATCATTTGATCGGCGAAGACCTTGCCCAAGCCGCTACGATCATTGCTTCTTTTGTTTTCCATACGGCTCAAAGGGATGAAAAACTTCCTCGCAAGTCCTTAAAAATAGCAGAAGACAAACCTCAAAATGCTGGGGAAAGAAGATAA
- a CDS encoding transcriptional regulator, whose translation MKNIITNLNKTFDHRIRLGIMSILLVSDWVDFNTLKQILEVTDGNLASHLKALEAEEYITIRKQFIGRRPNTSYQVTPRGKQSFNDHLNALEELLNMRT comes from the coding sequence ATGAAAAATATTATCACCAATCTAAACAAAACTTTTGACCATCGCATCCGCTTGGGGATCATGTCAATACTATTGGTTAGTGATTGGGTAGATTTTAATACCTTGAAACAAATACTTGAGGTAACTGACGGTAATTTGGCCTCCCATTTGAAGGCCCTTGAAGCAGAAGAATATATAACCATAAGAAAGCAGTTTATTGGACGTCGGCCTAATACTTCTTATCAGGTTACACCCCGTGGCAAACAATCCTTTAATGACCATCTAAATGCATTAGAGGAATTGCTAAATATGCGAACATAA